The following proteins come from a genomic window of Apium graveolens cultivar Ventura unplaced genomic scaffold, ASM990537v1 ctg7795, whole genome shotgun sequence:
- the LOC141704391 gene encoding uncharacterized protein LOC141704391, whose product MDRSWLKADRRTKQFKKGVEDLLLCAFENGFSENKICCPCIKCAHSKHWHARKVRDHLFLNGIDQTYKCWIWHGECNTEGGEPTTKGTGSSESVDQILVGRNDDVSLDSSEMFNHIQSEYEPLYPGCEGYTKMKALVKFYNLKAKYEISDTCFSEMLLLVGSMLPQGNTFPSSFSEAKKSLCALGMEYEKIHVCLNDCLLYRGERDEDETKCRICQASRWKLNKNGDELEGIPAKVLWYFPLIPRLRNLFNSPQTSKDLTWHDRERLKDGKLRHPADAQTWKEVDARWPDFSSDPRNLRLALSSDGFNPFRSCNLDYSCWPVLMSIYNLPPWLCMKRKYIMLCLLISGPTQPGNDIDVFLQPLIDDLKKLWHGKQVYDAYKNEQFLLRGILLWTISDYPAYGNLSGNIIKGYNGCPICVDQTKATRLVNYRKCVVMRHRRWLPPHHPYRRKKQDFDNTVEKEIAPVPLTGEEVLERVQHLKGHVYGKTQRQPRLKKGDARPVWKKVSIFFELEYWKFLPVRHVLDVMHIEKNICESLLGTMLNIPKKTKDKESVRIDMAEMGIRTELRPKTPGIKEKLPLASWNLTHSEKKVVCSSFLGMKLPDGFCSNIQNLVSMENLRLTGMKSHDCHTILHHLLPIAIRSSLQKQVRKTIIKFCLFFKAICSKVIEVDKLEKMQSQLVETLCQLEKYFPPSLFDLMFHISVHLVREVELCGPIFLRWMYPFERYMKTFKGYIRNRARAEGCIAEAYIAEEAVECLVDNEEVTIGVPKKGRHTKDSICKPLSGATFITPSCTDLHVAHLCVLQNTTAVRPYIE is encoded by the coding sequence atGGACAGGTCTTGGTTAAAGGCAGATAGAAGAACAAAACAATTCAAAAAAGGAGTCGAGGATTTGTTGTTGTGTGCATTTGAGAACGGATTTAGTGAAAATAAAATTTGTTGTCCATGTATAAAATGCGCACATAGTAAACATTGGCATGCTCGAAAAGTAAGGGACCATCTTTTTCTCAATGGTATCGATCAAACGTACAAGTGTTGGATTTGGCACGGAGAGTGCAATACAGAAGGAGGTGAGCCTACCACTAAAGGGACGGGCAGTTCAGAATCGGTAGATCAAATCCTAGTCGGTAGAAATGATGATGTATCCCTGGACTCCTCGGAAATGTTTAACCATATTCAATCTGAATATGAACCTCTTTATCCAGGATGTGAAGGATACACTAAGATGAAGGCTTTGGTAAAGTTTTATAACTTGAAAGCAAAATATGAAATATCTGATACTTGCTTCTCTGAAATGCTACTTTTGGTCGGGTCTATGCTTCCACAAGGCAACACATTTCCTTCTTCATTCAGTGAAGCTAAAAAAAGCTTGTGTGCCTTGGGAATGGAGTATGAAAAAATACACGTATGTCTGAATGATTGTTTACTATACCGTGGAGAGAGAGATGAAGATGAGACGAAGTGCCGCATTTGTCAGGCCTCTCGATGGAAGTTAAACAAAAACGGAGATGAATTGGAAGGGATTCCTGCCAAGGTTTTATGGTATTTTCCATTAATACCACGTCTGAGGAATTTGTTCAACTCACCTCAAACATCTAAGGACTTGACTTGGCATGACAGGGAAAGGTTAAAGGATGGTAAATTGAGACACCCTGCTGATGCACAAACATGGAAGGAAGTCGATGCAAGGTGGCCAGACTTTTCTTCAGATCCTAGAAACTTACGGTTAGCTCTATCTTCTGATGGATTCAATCCTTTTCGTAGCTGTAATCTTGATTACTCATGTTGGCCTGTTTTGATGTCAATTTATAATCTTCCACCATGGCTTTGTATGAAACGGAAGTATATAATGCTATGCTTGTTGATATCTGGACCAACTCAACCCGGAAATGATATTGATGTGTTTCTTCAACCACTTATAGATGATTTAAAAAAGTTGTGGCATGGGAAACAAGTGTACGATGCTTACAAGAATGAGCAGTTTTTGCTAAGAGGCATCTTGTTATGGACTATTAGTGATTATCCAGCCTATGGTAACTTGTCGGGAAATATAATCAAAGGGTATAATGGTTGTCCTATCTGTGTTGATCAAACAAAAGCTACAAGGCTTGTCAATTATCGTAAGTGTGTGGTCATGAGGCATCGAAGGTGGTTGCCCCCTCATCATCCTTATCGTCGGAAGAAACAAGATTTTGATAACACCGTAGAAAAAGAAATAGCTCCAGTTCCATTAACCGGAGAGGAGGTACTTGAAAGAGTGCAACATTTAAAGGGACATGTCTATGGTAAAACACAACGCCAACCACGATTGAAGAAAGGTGATGCTCGACCTGTATGGAAGAAGGTTTCTATATTTTTTGAACTTGAGTATTGGAAATTTTTGCCGGTTCGACATGTTCTCGATGTGATGCACATCGAGAAAAATATTTGTGAATCTTTACTCGGTACGATGCTTAATATACCAAAAAAGACGAAAGACAAGGAATCTGTGCGCATTGACATGGCTGAAATGGGGATTAGAACAGAACTAAGGCCAAAAACTCCGGGGATAAAGGAGAAGTTACCATTGGCATCTTGGAATCTAACCCATTCTGAAAAAAAGGTTGTTTGCTCATCCTTCCTTGGCATGAAGTTGCCTGATGGTTTTTGTTCtaatattcagaacctggtttcAATGGAAAATCTTCGTCTTACCGGAATGAAATCTCACGACTGCCATACGATTTTGCATCACTTGCTCCCAATTGCGATTCGCTCGTCACTACAAAAACAGGTCAGGAAAACTATTATCAAGTTTTGTCTATTTTTCAAAGCGATTTGTAGTAAAGTTATTGAGGTTGATAAACTGGAGAAAATGCAATCGCAACTGGTAGAAACTCTTTGTCAGCTTGAAAAATACTTTCCTCCCTCGTTGTTTGATTTAATGTTTCATATCTCGGTTCATCTTGTAAGAGAAGTCGAGCTTTGTGGACCAATTTTCCTTAGGTGGATGTATCCTTTTGAGAGATACATGAAGACATTCAAGGGATATATAAGGAATCGAGCTCGTGCAGAAGGTTGCATCGCTGAGGCCTATATTGCAGAAGAGGCAGTTGAATGTTTGGTGGATAATGAAGAAGTGACAATTGGGGTACCAAAAAAAGGTAGGCATACCAAGGATTCTATTTGCAAGCCATTATCCGGTGCAACATTTATAACCCCGAGCTGTACTGATTTGCACGTAGCACATTTATGTGTTCTACAAAATACCACTGCTGTTAGGCCATATATTGAGTAA